The segment TAATAAGGTAAtccaatataaacaaaaatactgAGAGATACACGAAATAGGCATGGAACCAGTAATTTGACATCACATAGGTTCTGCAGAATTCTATTGTgttatgggatttttttttggggggggggggggggctgaccCCTACCCTCCTTTAACTACAGTAAAACTGCCTGTGATAAATCATTACCATCTTAGGTCAGTCCGAATTATTCTACACAAATAGGTAGAGTCTATACcatatggaaaataaaattatgcaatTACATTACCAAAGCTACtggtaaatatataaataaagtacaggAAAACTGGGCATCCAAGTAAAATGTTCAGATCATGTAGAGAAGAAAACAAGCAGCTAACATATGTAAACATAATAATATATTCCAGACaataaaaacaccaaacaaacaaaaatgcacGCCTTGGATTTCTTTATATAATGTAAGttaaaatatcatgaattaaaataaactatCTTTGAGataaataatgtataatataaaataaaatttgcacATAGGTATAACATAAAGATTGATTTGTTCGTTTGGAGCACAATCTTCTAcagtaaaaagaaatttaaataaaaccacACAATGTACAGACACAATCaacatgttttatattaaaGCAATTATTGCAGTAAAAGAACAAATACACAGCACTACATCCTAATCATTATAAACAATAGTACTAAAGCTTTGTATTTTTAAGGagaggtccatgggccacattaCTCACCTGTAATGTTTTCTTCCACAGAGGTTATGTATGTATTCCTCAAGAAAttatcatatttgaaaacagattgaaaaaaaaaagtttcttgcGACAATGCTTTTTCCACAGATTATTCACTATACATTTATAAcccaacaaagaaaaaaaaactagaaataaatattaacttGTTGACCTATAGCTGACAAATATTGTTTACGGTGATTCAACTAGAGTGGAAAGTTTCAGTCAGTAACAGAGATTACAGTACTTTTCAAAATTCACATTCACTCAAAAGCTGCAGGAATGAATATGGAATgagatataatataaaaaaaatatggtgcAATATATCAATCtcatgatttgatcagaaaactTGAAGTAACAAGTAGATGTAAGTTTAAGGAGTTACTCTCTTAACAATAACACAGTGAAAGAGAGACAAAAGTTAAAGAATATCTGAGCActaattatgtaaaaacattgcAAAAACACCTCAAACAACACCACATAAAACACTtacatatcaaataaatatattgccCATCAAGATTATCTAGATATGACCAAATTCACCAACATAATCTTTCATTACCAACATATCATCAGGAAGTCTCTCCTGTGCATTAGCTGAGATGGGGTTGCTATCATGGTAACCATCGTTGCTGTTTCCATAGTTCCCAGCCTCTTCTTGGGGCTCCAACTTTATACTGGTTATGGTCTCCATTGTGGTGGAATCAACAACTGTTAATCTCTCTGGTAAAATAATATCAGTACTTACATTGCTGGCACACACATCTTTGGGTAATAAATCCATTTCAGGTTTTGATTCCACCAAAGAGAGTTCTCTATCTATCTCTTCAACTTTGATTGGTGCTATAGAATCCTCTTGTTCTCCTGTTTCCCACTCAATTACAAAAGGATCTATGAAAAAACAGTTAATAACAATtaatattatctttaaaaaatattgtcaattaaTGTATTCAGTTTAATGAAACAACATGAAGGTAAATGCATTACCCTTTTGCTTTCTTGCTCTTCTTCCTTTTCCAGCTACAGAATTACATATACTGGCCATCTTAACCACTTTTGCCTTCTTAGAATTCCTTCCAACTTTATTAGAAGAGGTAATTAAATTTTCCTGAGAGGTCTTTGAATTATTCAAGGTATCAATCTCTTGCTTGTTCTTTTTCGGAGGTCTTCCTCTCTTCTTTTTAACCTGCAATACTTTTTGGGGACCACTGACATTTGCTAAGTCTGTGGTCTGAACTGGTTTCTTTGTAACTTTGGACTTTTTGTTTGACAATTTCTTTAAACCATTCATTTCCACAGGtttctttacaattttagtTTTTGGTCTCCCCTTCTTCTTTTTAAAGCACACTCTAATATTACTTTGGAAACAACTTTCCTTTGGGTTTTCTTTGGTATTGACGGAAATTGCTGGCAAAACTATTCCATCATCTCTCTCTTCAACATAAGTACTTTCTTCATCTTCATTCATCTGACTTTGCAATATAATATCTGTTTTTCTATCTTCCTTCTGGTAACATTGGTATTCTTCTTGCTGATCTGGATTCTTCTTGAAGATTAGTTTTGGTAGTGTCTGACATGGAATGCTGTCTACCAGAGAACTTGACTTACTCAGGGtttgcttttttctttttctaccAATACTGCCATGACCTTCTTCTACTACTTTTGTGAATCTGAATGGCTCCTTCCCATGTCGTCTTTTTATTGGAGTAGATTTAGATGTTGCAAATCTTTTGGCAGCACTTTTTCTCCTCCTTTCTAAGCTCTCCAGCACCTTATTTCTCCCCATCATCTTCTTCCTCTGTGCTCTCAAGTAGTATTTGTATTCAGTGTCTTTCCTAGCTAAATACTTCATTTGATGTTCTCTTGCACCCTTGTGCATGTTGTCTGGATTCATAAACCAAGACTTAGGTTTTTTGCCAGttttgtcaaaattgaatttgaaaccTTTTGTGGCCAGAGGCAATCTGAAACCACCTTTATATATAGTAAGGGTTGCAGGTGTTTTAATTGTGTCTTTAGTCTGCTGGGGACAATACTCAGTCTGGAGTTCTTTGGTCAACTCACTGGGGGTTACAGGGGTCAAAGAGACATCTCCATTCCAATTTTCCAAAACAATATTATCCTTAATATCTTGATTTGCGGCAGTGATTATCAGTTTTTCAGACAAAACAAGATTTTCTTGCAACTTTTCAGCATCACTCTGAATTTTCATATCTTCCTGTTTAACCTCTAAATTTTGGATTTCAATGCAAGGTTTTAGTTTCTTTGGTCTACCTCTCTTTCTTTTCTCTACCTCTGGTGCACCTGTATACATGTTGGTCTCCTTATTTACCATCAAAAAATCTGGCTTGCTATTAGAGTCTTCACTTTGATTTACTTCATTGAGCATTAAAGAAAAGTCTTTTCCCTCTTCTTCCTCTACGCTTTGTTTGGATTCTGTAATAACTGAATTTATGCATTCCTCAACACTAACCAAAGTGTCTTCATCGAGAGCATAATCCACAATGATGCCATCTTTCATCTTCTTTTTATAAACTGCATTCTCTGATTTTAGTTTACCAAAATCTACCTCTGGGTGCATCCTTACATGGTGGACCTTTAATTGTCCATATCTCTTGAAAGGTTTCTTGCAGATTTCACAAAAATAAGCGTATGAGTTTCCATGCATGCTGCCTATATGAGACAACAGATGACTCTGGATTTTTGCTGCATATGGACACACAGGACAAGGAAACGGTCTGTCTGAATAATCATGGGTTTTCATGTGAACATTCTTATTGGATTTACTTGAAAACTTCTGTCCGCACATTTCGCAAGAAAAGGGTCTATACTCTGAGTGCAAGGCCACATGTTTCCTTAAGGCAACTTTGACCTTGAAAGCTCTGTTGCAGATGTAGCAAGAAAATGGTCTGTCCTCAGAGTGTCTCTGGAGATGCTTTGATAAACAGGCTCTGGTTCGGAATCCTTTTCCACACTCATCACAAATATAGTCTTTCTTATCTGAGTGGATTTTCATGTGCTTGGTCAAATCACTTTTTGATTTGGTTCTTTGAGTACAACCAGGATAAGTGCAAGCATAGTTTCTGACATCACTGTGTTTGAGCTTATGGCATTTCAGTTCAAAATTGGTTTTGCATTTGAAATCACACTCATCACAAGCAATTGGTTTATCATCATTGTGTCGGTACAAATGATACTTGAGATCTTGAATACGTTTAAATGATTGAGGACAAAGATGGCAAGGGTGTGGTCTTTCATCCGTATGGCGCAGAACATGGTGACGGATATTCCTTTGCCATTTGGTTACAAAGTCGCAGTTTTCATAAGGacatttgtatttcttttctgTAGAGTGTTTAGATTTGTGTCTTTGTAAGTCTACATTGGACTTGGAAGCATAATCACATTCTGGATGATCACATTTAAATGGTTTTTCATTGGTATGCTTGGCTTCATGTTCCATCATCACCACTAAAGATTTGGCTTCAAAGTCACAGAAGCGACATGACTGTTTGGGAATGGAGTGAACTTTCTGATGCAATTGGAGAAgcttttttgtggaaaaaatggTTTGGCATTTCTTGCAGGGATGGCTTCCAATTTTTGGAGGCCTGCCTATTCTGCTCTTTTTTCTGCCTGGTGTTGATAAACCTGGCTCCTCCTTGATGGGAAAATAGTCTGGATCATTGTCAAAGTTGTCCTCTTCTGAAGACTCtggttctttttttatttttatgctgGTGTCAATAGGTGCTAATTGTTTCCTTTTCTTTGGTGATCCAGAAGAAGATTCTGGGCTTTTCTTAGTGGCATTCTTTCTTTTGGTcaaagtttctttatttgggctacttttcaaacatttttcaatttcatccCCTGGTTTGTCACTTCTAAGACTTGTAGTCAACTTCAAGACCTGAACTCGCATCTCTTTTGCTcctttaaatttattcattacattacCGGTATTTTTCTTGGATAACTCTGAATGGGACAGTTTCTTTCCCCTCTTTTTTTCCTCCTCTTTGTGTGCTTTTTTATTATGCAATGTGGTTTTGGATTTCATACAAGTAGAGTCATTCCTGGCACCTTTGGGTCTTCCTCTTTTCTTTGTTACAGTTTTTATGAGATTCGAGGGATTTTCAGACTCTATGACCAGCTCATTGAGATTCTGTATTTCTTGACCAGTCAAAGTTTTCTGTCCTCTCTCCTCTATAATGCCAATCACaaggtttttttcttcagacaGATTTTGGGacctatcatcattttgtatGACTTCTTGTTTCACTTGCTCGAAACAACAACCATGATTGGTATCAATGGTACAAGGTGCAGTAGATTTTTCGTCACCTTCTTCACAATTTGCAGATTTTGTAGATTCTGACATGAGTATTATGGGACAATTGCTGCTGGATTCTTGGGATGTATTATGcattttaacaattcaaaagTTAACTTGAAATTAACATTTCAGTCTGGTTACCCTATCATTCAAATCTTGATTCGACACCTTCATTGTATGGAAGATGTTCTTTGTTTGCAGACTGGATTAGATTTCTTCCACACAGGGCAAATGAGATTctgatacaaaatattaatggaTTTCAAATTCCTTACAAGTTTCAGTCatttccttttcctttttttcggattgttttgttttttatttcgttAGCTAAACTTTtctcttttcatttatttgttgaAGCGCATTCACtgtcttttcaaaaaattaagatCTGCTTTGCCTTTGAAAACATGTCAAAGAAATTTGATTGATCGTGGACTTGTCTGAATGAGAGAATTCCTGTGTCCTTTCCATGTTTGTTTTTCTGATTGTCTGTAGTTTCCACTTTATCTGCTAATCATTGACCATCTAAGTTCTGTGATTGTATATTGAGTTTATGTCTGCCATGGTCGGGATCATTTTCAGCAACCTGTATtaatttaagagaaaaaaaaattaatatattcatgttaaatgAAGGCACCATTAtaaatttcagtattttatttttgtgcaAAAATTGGTACTGCAATTGCTTATACTataaattttcttatatatcGAACTATTAACATTCCTTAAACAGTAGTTCTTTAAACCAATTTTACAGGAGAATAAAATCTAGTTGAATATGCTTTGGCCCTGATACAGTCAGTTGAGTGGAATCCCCTCAATTACATATCTGGCTGATGTCAAGTCACCATACTCGCATCAATTCTAAattgtgttacatgtatcaaattgtTGAATTTAATCTTCAATGTGGTGTAGAAAATTATCCAAATTCATTGCTTCATATAGATCAATTCCATTTGATTTTTTCCATCCATCAACATGACAAGCTACTTTTATTGTTGAGGAAAATCAGCAAATTATTTATCTTGCAccaaattataaacataatatgttttacggtgctactgTTCTGgggagcgcagcaagaattacacataccttgcatcattgtcaacctagtgttatttaggtatcaacgaacgtcaaagaatttttgagagatatttctctacaataagtatgccggggcaaatgtactaattttaatggtcatgatacatacagcgcaaccccctacccctcaccagagagagagagagagagagagagagaccggttcctgtttgtaggtgtgtaatttcccacttttgaatttaatggtttgactatatgcaatatctacacaaattttttaactgtttattttttctctttattcctttttatttagttcaaaaaatcttataattgtttatttcctccctactcatatactcatatacttacctgcctactgtacatgcatgcacaattagcttaaaaatgaatcgatatgacagtaaagtatggctcttgctagtatatatttaaataatctctatattaagaaaaaaacaaatcatatgtaaaTGAGACatgtatcgcagtctatactgaaatagctagtacacacattacagatgtttgatacacctctaaatttatcacgggaaatatagcgcgagagcactgtgacgtcatccataacTTTGTTCATCTTTGTTTACGTATCtagactcaatacgaaggtatggaagcaacTTACAAATCTCTTGAGTCTAGCCAAAGCATATGCTTTACTctaaacgtgtcttcaaaccttaagacaccgtaaattacgagttaaaagtcggccatttttggcatagcagcacgggtgaaaacattagagagcattatgggacgtagacagaaaattttgtttgatgaactgtaggcttagctcgttctttttcctgcgcacactggttcttagagctcgcttcgcttgctattaatttataaattaaagtgTTTCCCTGGAGCCAGGTTTTGTTCATTGATAACATTAAAATCTAAATGTTTAGAATTAATAATCAAAGATAAGATGATCATTGAAACGTTACTTTGTTATTAATCACCTGAAAGATGAATTTCTTGTGTAGGGAATTAAACTGATTATATCCGGGTTCTCTTGGAGTGTACATAgacagatatatatattttttaaatcttttattattaaggtcctATTCTTATCAAGAATGTTATAGTTAATTTCAAACCCGTGTCAGAATGTGGGCATACAATTTAAAACATAGAATATTACAACAgctttttattattatgtttaaatggtttttttttaaatattaaaccaACAgatcaatatattaaaatgtacaATGAAAATTAGGCTATAAACTTGTAAGAGCTCAGGTCAGAAATGGTGCAATGGCATTCAATACACAAATAATCGGTAAATGGATGAAATATCTTCAATTGAAAAAGTATTGAGTTATTGAAACATACATAATCAGAACAAGTGTCAATCTCTATGGACAACAGTGGTTGCCAAATTGGCTAACCTTGTCGCCTACCTTTCGTATCCAAAATGTCCGTCTGcataaattaacatttaattttcatacaaatcaacGTATCgattaaacacaataaaattgtttatttttgtcatttttaagcGTTTAACATACCATTATTCATCCAACCAGGAACATAACTACACTTTTCCTTTCTCCTTGTTGTCAAAAGCAATAAAATACATTGGTAAGGCTAGTTGCCATAAAGATTCATATAAGGTTAAAACATTGCAGACGGTAATTTAAGacagtaaaaaaatatatacgtaGTCGTTTTTGTGAtgttataattttacaaaaagacATATACTTATCATATGTAAATACTGTTTTTATTAGATGAAAGACAAATATCAGAGATTTAAGATTCCATTTTGATCATGATGatcacaataaatatatttattggcattcgattttataattaaaaaatacgcTATCATGTCATAATTTGACTTTGAAAGTTGTTGATTAGaaacaacatttgatttttgtataagTGTACAGCGTTGAaaatagataaaagaaaaattatactatAAACGGTATTTAGTGTCAGCAAAGGTGGAACTCTCCTTACAGTAAAGATAAAATTAGTATTGTAAACAACGCCGGATAGATTGGATTTACAAGGAAGAGAAGTTTGCTTACAATCTCAAACAATCTGTCTGTTTAGATGCATTATTGACCAACATAACAAACTTGGAATGAATTGATATTcgtttttcaatttaattgtcCCTGTATTTTCGACCAAGACCCACAAATATGGCCGAAATAGATAATGAAACTGAACAGTTTCAAGATGATCatgaaaatgataatgaatTTGACAATGAAGCTCAGTTGTTGGAGAGCGGCGAAGTAGAGGGAGACAATGGTGTTGCAGACGATTCCACGGCAGACGATCCGGTATGTTAATTGGCAAGCACTCTTGGATTTCATTTTTGCAGATTagcatatttatttacattgttgTGTCAGCTTTTCCATGCAGTGTTTACATAATGCTAACATTGGTATGATTTTGAtcattaaataattcatttatttgaatACTTTAGGAGCTTGAGGCAATCAAAGCAAGGGTCAGAGAAATGGAGGAAGAGGctgaaaaactaaaagaaatGCAGAAAGAGGTTGATACACAAATGAACCTGACTTCACCAACAACAGCTAGTAAGTTGGTGTTAGAAAATTTAATGTATTGTCATTTCTACTAAagttatttaaacaaatgatgatAAATGAACATATCTCGGTAGGTTCAATTCTCTTATTGAgggagtactttgtttattatatttacaGGCCCTTTTCCATCAGCAGAGGAGAAAATGGATGCTGACGCCCGATCTGTGTATGTAGGTAATGTAAGTATACTTTGCATTAGATTTTGCTTTCATTTCATCAAATTATGATATCAGATCAGAGCTACATTTCTACTAATATAAATCTCTATAGTTTTGctttataatgtttataaaacaataaaaacctcAATCCAGGTACAATctctaaaataataaatttttggAGACTGTATTTGCTATTgcattaaggtggaataacacacctggaaaggtcactcaaattaacaggaatttttttgataatgaaagatataatgataaataaactgtacaaataagccaagaatttgcagtttggggataaaaaatgaatatctaaaataattattctagtaagtaacaacaaaagcccctgtgggattcgaactcgagATGTACGAATCACAAGTCCGActctttatccactcggctatggagtaagtttcATGTTTTagtccataaaatcctttttaatagaacaaaatgtcgtttcgatcaggggtcagccattttgtgatgatgtgttattccaccttaataggtttattaataaaaattctttCCCCAATGCCTATCAATCTTTGTTAACAATTCCTCATCAATACATGCAGGTTGACTATGGAGCAACTGCTGAAGAGTTGGAGCAACATTTCCATGGGTGTGGTTCTGTTAACAGGGTTACCATACTTTGCGATAAATTTACGGGTCACCCAAAAGGGTAAGTCTGTGTTCATTCTTTGATGACATATTACTGACAATTTGATAAAGATGTGTTACTTCAAGGAcaagaactttaaaaaatggagaTATTTATTGCAtctgttttaaaacatatacattTACCAAATGCTTTGTGCAAAATGTTGATTTCCAAATATTAATGACTAAGGGTTTGCAAAAAGGACAGCATATATTATTCCATATGGATATAGCGCAGTACTTACTGCATCTTTATCATGATTCATGGACATCACTGTTTGTGGATTGAGTATTTAAAATTTGGTTTCTAGGGAACATAATTTTAGCAATAAATCAAAGcaatggagtttttttttttttaaatcacataaGTTACtttgatgaatatttcatttgttgGATCATCTGAACAATGAAACCCTTGGAAATTATCATTCTAAATACTCTGCTGAAAACCAAAGAATTGAAtgaatgtttcaatgttatcatcCAAAATAAtttggaaagaaaaattaataaaggcTAATGGTTAAAGTTATTTGCATTCCAGGACTTAATAACTAATCTAAACAAATGTACCAGTACTTGGCACATATTTAGTAGAGAGAGACAGTGGTATGTAAGAGTTTGTTGATAGGAATTTATCTTCAGCAAGTACAGGCACCATATGCAAACCataattttatatctttattcaaTTTGATATCCCATTTAAGTTTTCATTACATATATAGATATTGTACCTTTGCAGATTTGCATATGTGGAATTTGCCGACAAAGATTCAGTAACCACTGCTCAAGCTCTAGATGAATCATTATTCAGAGGGAGGCAGATAAAGGTCAGTCATAACTTATATATACCGTAAATGTTTCATACCGCTTA is part of the Magallana gigas chromosome 3, xbMagGiga1.1, whole genome shotgun sequence genome and harbors:
- the LOC105334535 gene encoding uncharacterized protein, producing MHNTSQESSSNCPIILMSESTKSANCEEGDEKSTAPCTIDTNHGCCFEQVKQEVIQNDDRSQNLSEEKNLVIGIIEERGQKTLTGQEIQNLNELVIESENPSNLIKTVTKKRGRPKGARNDSTCMKSKTTLHNKKAHKEEEKKRGKKLSHSELSKKNTGNVMNKFKGAKEMRVQVLKLTTSLRSDKPGDEIEKCLKSSPNKETLTKRKNATKKSPESSSGSPKKRKQLAPIDTSIKIKKEPESSEEDNFDNDPDYFPIKEEPGLSTPGRKKSRIGRPPKIGSHPCKKCQTIFSTKKLLQLHQKVHSIPKQSCRFCDFEAKSLVVMMEHEAKHTNEKPFKCDHPECDYASKSNVDLQRHKSKHSTEKKYKCPYENCDFVTKWQRNIRHHVLRHTDERPHPCHLCPQSFKRIQDLKYHLYRHNDDKPIACDECDFKCKTNFELKCHKLKHSDVRNYACTYPGCTQRTKSKSDLTKHMKIHSDKKDYICDECGKGFRTRACLSKHLQRHSEDRPFSCYICNRAFKVKVALRKHVALHSEYRPFSCEMCGQKFSSKSNKNVHMKTHDYSDRPFPCPVCPYAAKIQSHLLSHIGSMHGNSYAYFCEICKKPFKRYGQLKVHHVRMHPEVDFGKLKSENAVYKKKMKDGIIVDYALDEDTLVSVEECINSVITESKQSVEEEEGKDFSLMLNEVNQSEDSNSKPDFLMVNKETNMYTGAPEVEKRKRGRPKKLKPCIEIQNLEVKQEDMKIQSDAEKLQENLVLSEKLIITAANQDIKDNIVLENWNGDVSLTPVTPSELTKELQTEYCPQQTKDTIKTPATLTIYKGGFRLPLATKGFKFNFDKTGKKPKSWFMNPDNMHKGAREHQMKYLARKDTEYKYYLRAQRKKMMGRNKVLESLERRRKSAAKRFATSKSTPIKRRHGKEPFRFTKVVEEGHGSIGRKRKKQTLSKSSSLVDSIPCQTLPKLIFKKNPDQQEEYQCYQKEDRKTDIILQSQMNEDEESTYVEERDDGIVLPAISVNTKENPKESCFQSNIRVCFKKKKGRPKTKIVKKPVEMNGLKKLSNKKSKVTKKPVQTTDLANVSGPQKVLQVKKKRGRPPKKNKQEIDTLNNSKTSQENLITSSNKVGRNSKKAKVVKMASICNSVAGKGRRARKQKDPFVIEWETGEQEDSIAPIKVEEIDRELSLVESKPEMDLLPKDVCASNVSTDIILPERLTVVDSTTMETITSIKLEPQEEAGNYGNSNDGYHDSNPISANAQERLPDDMLVMKDYVGEFGHI
- the LOC105334534 gene encoding polyadenylate-binding protein 2-B: MAEIDNETEQFQDDHENDNEFDNEAQLLESGEVEGDNGVADDSTADDPELEAIKARVREMEEEAEKLKEMQKEVDTQMNLTSPTTASPFPSAEEKMDADARSVYVGNVDYGATAEELEQHFHGCGSVNRVTILCDKFTGHPKGFAYVEFADKDSVTTAQALDESLFRGRQIKVSAKRTNRPGISSTNRKPRGFRPRGRFRSPYGGGSYTPRRPSRFRRAAFYSPY